Proteins from one Streptosporangium becharense genomic window:
- a CDS encoding DUF305 domain-containing protein, which translates to MRRMVPAALLGVLLLAGCGAHSIHELRGGAGHGAHGAAGRGTSAGTGHGEHGGVPPGSPVRTAAGAVFNAADVMFLQMMVPHNGQGVELVRLARERPVRPEVRRLAEAIGATQEHEAASMAGLLRTWGRPATAEDDEHAAHGGMPEISEEEIAALTGAPPAEFERRFLNMLIAQQDDAAQMARAALAGGLNSQVREMAGRVDASRTAQISQMIGLLGR; encoded by the coding sequence ATGAGACGCATGGTTCCGGCGGCGCTCCTGGGCGTCCTGCTGCTCGCGGGCTGCGGTGCCCACAGCATCCACGAGCTGCGCGGTGGCGCCGGTCACGGAGCGCACGGCGCCGCCGGTCGGGGGACGTCCGCCGGCACCGGCCACGGGGAACACGGTGGCGTGCCGCCCGGTTCGCCCGTGCGGACCGCCGCGGGGGCGGTGTTCAACGCCGCCGATGTGATGTTCCTGCAGATGATGGTGCCCCACAACGGCCAGGGGGTGGAGCTGGTGCGGCTGGCCCGGGAACGGCCGGTCCGCCCCGAGGTCCGGCGACTGGCCGAGGCGATCGGCGCCACCCAGGAGCATGAGGCCGCCTCGATGGCCGGTCTGCTGCGTACCTGGGGCCGGCCCGCCACGGCCGAGGATGACGAGCACGCCGCCCACGGCGGGATGCCGGAGATCAGCGAGGAGGAGATTGCGGCGCTCACCGGGGCGCCGCCGGCCGAATTCGAGAGGAGGTTCCTCAACATGCTGATCGCCCAGCAGGACGACGCCGCCCAGATGGCCAGGGCCGCGCTGGCGGGTGGGCTGAACTCGCAGGTCAGGGAGATGGCCGGGAGGGTCGACGCCTCGCGTACGGCGCAGATCTCGCAGATGATCGGCCTGCTGGGCCGATAA
- a CDS encoding zinc-binding dehydrogenase, whose protein sequence is MRRPRGRCASTPFPVRRTCPLHRVADAHREVETRHGRGKVVLTTG, encoded by the coding sequence CTGAGGCGGCCGAGGGGCAGGTGCGCCTCTACCCCCTTCCCCGTCCGGCGGACCTGCCCGCTCCACCGGGTCGCGGACGCCCACCGCGAGGTCGAGACCCGGCACGGGCGTGGCAAGGTCGTGCTCACGACCGGGTGA
- a CDS encoding lytic polysaccharide monooxygenase: MHKRHRAAAVGAAAITAGSVLALLPSAPAVAHGSMSNPPSRAYVCKSEGPETPKSAACKAAIAAGGTQAFYDWHEVSRLEAGGNHRAIIPDGQLCGAGREKYRGLNLTRTDWPATRVSPGALTITYHATAPHANSNFEFYITRAGYDPSQPLRWSDLEHIRTFTNQNPTTFTNWTINLPQRSGRHILYSIWQRVVGSTEAFYTCSDVDFGGGNNPGPSPTPTVTPTQNPTQSPTPTVTPTQPSGTWAANTAYQVGALVTYGGVTYRCRQAHTSLPGWEPPAVAALWEAV, translated from the coding sequence GTGCACAAGCGACACAGGGCGGCCGCCGTCGGCGCCGCCGCGATCACCGCGGGTTCCGTGCTGGCGCTGCTGCCGTCCGCGCCGGCCGTCGCCCACGGCTCCATGTCGAACCCGCCGAGCCGGGCCTACGTCTGCAAGAGCGAAGGCCCGGAGACCCCGAAGTCCGCCGCGTGCAAGGCGGCCATCGCGGCGGGCGGCACCCAGGCCTTCTACGACTGGCACGAGGTGTCCCGGCTGGAGGCCGGCGGCAACCACCGTGCGATCATCCCGGACGGCCAGCTGTGCGGCGCCGGACGGGAGAAGTACCGGGGGCTCAACCTCACCCGGACCGACTGGCCCGCGACCAGGGTCTCCCCCGGCGCGCTGACGATCACCTACCACGCGACCGCGCCACACGCGAACAGCAACTTCGAGTTCTACATCACCAGGGCGGGCTACGACCCGTCCCAGCCGTTGCGCTGGTCCGACCTGGAGCACATCAGGACCTTCACCAACCAGAACCCGACCACCTTCACCAACTGGACGATCAACCTCCCGCAGCGCAGCGGACGCCACATCCTCTACTCCATCTGGCAGCGTGTGGTGGGCAGCACCGAGGCCTTCTACACCTGCTCCGACGTCGACTTCGGCGGCGGCAACAACCCCGGCCCGTCACCGACCCCGACCGTGACGCCCACGCAGAACCCCACGCAGAGCCCCACCCCGACCGTGACGCCCACGCAGCCGAGCGGGACCTGGGCGGCCAACACCGCCTACCAGGTGGGTGCTCTGGTCACCTACGGCGGCGTGACCTACCGGTGCCGGCAGGCGCACACCTCCCTGCCCGGCTGGGAGCCGCCGGCCGTCGCAGCGCTGTGGGAAGCCGTCTGA